One region of Persicobacter psychrovividus genomic DNA includes:
- a CDS encoding DUF7674 family protein, translating into MNVIEPKYKYKEIEKVFKKLISGNAELTEHFMKEVDLSDYNQEDNIPYVDIGSISRFVVEKKLDNQTSDFDLLFENIEDVYINGDKDVRNFIVVGLFEGIQNIGGEKIEYHHSFNEWLKTETQKAWNEIIDYWEGTDWRIPTA; encoded by the coding sequence ATGAACGTAATTGAACCAAAATACAAGTATAAAGAAATTGAAAAGGTGTTTAAAAAACTGATTTCAGGAAATGCAGAACTGACTGAACATTTTATGAAAGAAGTTGACCTTTCAGACTACAATCAAGAAGATAATATACCTTATGTAGATATCGGTTCGATTTCCAGATTTGTTGTCGAAAAAAAACTCGATAATCAAACTTCTGATTTTGACCTTCTATTTGAAAACATTGAAGACGTTTATATTAATGGAGACAAAGACGTTAGGAATTTTATTGTTGTTGGATTATTTGAGGGAATTCAAAATATTGGTGGAGAAAAAATTGAATATCATCACTCTTTTAACGAATGGTTAAAGACAGAAACTCAAAAAGCGTGGAATGAAATAATTGACTATTGGGAGGGAACCGATTGGAGAATACCGACAGCGTAA